One segment of Leptodactylus fuscus isolate aLepFus1 chromosome 7, aLepFus1.hap2, whole genome shotgun sequence DNA contains the following:
- the LOC142212509 gene encoding serum amyloid A-5 protein-like — MKVLVFLLLALSIAVAHTQFFGWVADTGRNIKNKVSDGARFVKEAGQGSWDMARAYMDMREANYKDSDKYFHARGNYDAANRGSGGVWAAKVISDAREGIQTSSSGRGGEDSAADQRANEWGRSGRDPNHYRPNGLPNKY, encoded by the exons ATGAAGGTCCTGGTATTTCTGCTGCTGGCACTGTCTATAGCTGTggctcacacacagttttttggttggGTAGCAGACACTGGCAGAAATATTAAGAATAAAGTTAGCGATGGCGCCAGATTTGTTAAAGAAGCCGGTCAAG GATCCTGGGACATGGCTCGGGCCTATATGGACATGAGAGAAGCCAACTATAAAGATTCTGACAAATATTTCCATGCCCGGGGCAACTATGATGCTGCGAACAGAGGGAGCGGAGGAGTCTGGGCAGCCAAGGTTATAAG CGATGCAAGAGAAGGTATCCAGACATCAAGCAGCGGAAGAGGAGGCGAGGACAGCGCTGCGGACCAGAGGGCAAACGAGTGGGGGCGCAGCGGCCGAGACCCAAATCACTACAGACCCAATGGCCTCCCTAACAAATACTAG